ATGAAGATTTGAAAAAAGCCATAAACAAAAATCCTTTATCAGATATGGAATTTTAAAATAAGCTCCGGTTTTCTTATCCGGAGCTTTAAATTAAATAAGATTTTTGGTTTTTAGCCTGTTTAATATTATTTTTAGTGCGAGCTTACCGTGGTAATAATTTAAACCTCCTTGGAGATAAACCATATATGGTTCTCTAAGTGGACCATCTGCAGATAATTCTGATGTAGCCCCTTCTACAAAACCACCCGATGCCATGATAACTGGATCTTCATATCCAGGCATTGGATAAGCCTCCGGAGTGAAAGTAGAATCTACAGTACAGGCTTCTTGTACAGCTTTACAAAAAATTGTTAGAAGCTCTGGATCTTTTAATTTTATTGCAAGTATTACATCTGACCTAGGATCATCGATTTTTGGTGTAACCTCAAAACCTAATTTTGTAAAGACACTAGAAAATAATAGGGCAACTTTTATCGCTTCCTTTACAATATGAGGTGCAAAATATAGACCTTGTAGAACTAATCTATTTGTTCCAAAACTCAATCCTTCATCTTTTCCTATTCCAGGAGCGGTCAAGGTGTTTGCACAATATTCTATTAGATCTCTATTACCTGCTATGTATCCTCCGGTGAGAGCTATTCCTCCACCGAGATTTTTAATCAATGAACCTGCTACAATATCTGCCCCAACCTCTATTGGCTCTTTATCCTCGGTAAATTCTCCATAACAGTTGTCTATAAAGATTATGGCATTTTTATTAGCTTGTCTAACTTTCTTTATAGCTTTTTCTATCTCTTCTATAGTAAAGGCTCGCCTTTGAGTGTAGCCAGTTGATCTTTGGATTAACACAACTTTAGTATTTTCATCGACTTTTTCTGTGATTTTATCATATTGGATCATATTATTATGATCAAGTTCTAATTTGTCGTATTTTATACCTTTTTCTAATAAACTTCCTTTTTTATCTCCAGCTATACCTATAACTTGTTGCATGGTGTCATATGGATCATCAGTTATAGCTAAGAGTTTATCTCCATAATTTAACAATGAAAATAAAACTATTGACAAGGCGTGAGTACCAGATACAATAGATGGCCTTACCAAGCTATCCTCAGATTTAAAAATTGTGGAAAAAATCCTTTCTACAGTATCTCTGCCAGTATCAGCGTAGCCATATCCTGTTGCTGAGTTAAAATCACTAGATTGGAGTGAATTTTCATTAAAAGCTTTTGAAACTTTTAGTTGATTAAATTCGCTTATTTTTTCATGTTTTCTAAATAAGTTTTCAAGATCTTTTTCTGAATTATTTATTAATTCATCATACTGATCATCAATTTTATAATTGTTATATATATCACTAAAATTCATATAAGTCCTTAATTGTTGTTTCTATAATAAGACACGCATCATCTTTACTTAAATTATCCAACATTATTTCATGGCAGAAAGGATATGAAAGGTATTTTCTCATCCAGGTTATTTGTCTCTTAGCGTATCTTCTTGTATTCTGCTGTAGTTTTTCTACCATTTCATCCATGCTTATTTCTCCTTTTATATATGGAAATATCTCTTTATAGCCTATAGCAAACATAGATTGAGTGTTTTCATCAAGTTTATATTTGTCTATAAGATAGTTGAATTCTTCTAGTAAACCTATATCGACCATCTCTTGACTTCTTTCATTAATTTTTCTATATAAAATATCCCTATCTTTATAATTTAGGAAGAATATGATTGGCTCTATATTTTCATTTAGAGTTTTATCTCCCGATCTTTTTAGAGATGGCTTTTCACCGGTTACTTTATAGATCTCAAGAGCTCTTATGATACGGTTTAGCTCATTTGGATGGTAGAGTTTTGCTGTATCCAGGTCAATTTCTTTAAGATTTTCATATAAAAACAAATTTCCTTTTTCATCAGCTAATTTTTCTAAATAGGCTCTATATTCTTCATCTTTAGGAGCTTGGCCATAATTCATATCAAATAAAATAGAATCTATATAAAAACCAGTACCTCCCAAGAGTATAGGTAGCTTTCCATTTTTATTTACTTGTGAAATGATTGATCTGGCTTCTGTTTTGTATTCCCCTACAGAATAATTTTCGTTTGGGTCTACAATATTTATCATATGGTGGGCAATATCAAAATCATCAACAACTTTGCTGGTTCCTATATCCATGTCTCTATAGACCTGCTGACTATCTGCTGATATGATTTCACCATTTATTTTTTTTGCAAGCTTTATACCTATATCACTTTTTCCACTAGCTGTGGGTCCTGTGATTATAATTAATTTATCTTTCAAAATATTTCTCCAAATCTTTTTCTTCAATCAAAATTACTGTAGATTTACCATCATAAGTATTATAAGGATTTTCTTCTTTCATCAATTTTTTATATAAAGATATAGCTTCGTCTTTGTTGATTTTATGCCCTTTTCTAAAGGCCTTTGCTTTAGCTAATTTCCTAATTTGCTTATATAATAATTCTTTATCATTAGTTTTTTCAATATCTAAAATAGAATAAAAATAATCCATATTTTCAGGCTTATCAAATAATAGTGGCACTTCTCTAACTATCAGTTTATTATCTGATAACTGGTCAATTAAAAAACCCATTTTCTCAAATAAATCTTTTTTATTAAAGAATTTTTCTAGATCATTAGCTCTTAAATTGATAACAATTGGCTCTAGAAGAGCCTGTCTATCAACAGCATTATTTGAAAATTTTTTCATATACTCAGATATTTTTATTGTCTCGCTAGCTCTCCTATGATCTAGTAAATATAATTTGTCATTCTCCTCAAATATTGAGTATCTAGAGAATATTGAAGTCATATACTTAGGGATATTTATATCTTCTATAA
This window of the Anaerococcus mediterraneensis genome carries:
- the miaA gene encoding tRNA (adenosine(37)-N6)-dimethylallyltransferase MiaA is translated as MKDKLIIITGPTASGKSDIGIKLAKKINGEIISADSQQVYRDMDIGTSKVVDDFDIAHHMINIVDPNENYSVGEYKTEARSIISQVNKNGKLPILLGGTGFYIDSILFDMNYGQAPKDEEYRAYLEKLADEKGNLFLYENLKEIDLDTAKLYHPNELNRIIRALEIYKVTGEKPSLKRSGDKTLNENIEPIIFFLNYKDRDILYRKINERSQEMVDIGLLEEFNYLIDKYKLDENTQSMFAIGYKEIFPYIKGEISMDEMVEKLQQNTRRYAKRQITWMRKYLSYPFCHEIMLDNLSKDDACLIIETTIKDLYEF
- a CDS encoding aminotransferase class I/II-fold pyridoxal phosphate-dependent enzyme — encoded protein: MNFSDIYNNYKIDDQYDELINNSEKDLENLFRKHEKISEFNQLKVSKAFNENSLQSSDFNSATGYGYADTGRDTVERIFSTIFKSEDSLVRPSIVSGTHALSIVLFSLLNYGDKLLAITDDPYDTMQQVIGIAGDKKGSLLEKGIKYDKLELDHNNMIQYDKITEKVDENTKVVLIQRSTGYTQRRAFTIEEIEKAIKKVRQANKNAIIFIDNCYGEFTEDKEPIEVGADIVAGSLIKNLGGGIALTGGYIAGNRDLIEYCANTLTAPGIGKDEGLSFGTNRLVLQGLYFAPHIVKEAIKVALLFSSVFTKLGFEVTPKIDDPRSDVILAIKLKDPELLTIFCKAVQEACTVDSTFTPEAYPMPGYEDPVIMASGGFVEGATSELSADGPLREPYMVYLQGGLNYYHGKLALKIILNRLKTKNLI